atatttatttatttaaaattacatttttcaataaatattttataaaggcACTTATTTTTAGCCTTAGAAGAACATTAATACtactcaataattttattcttttttagaAACTCTTTccttctttaaattatttttttttgtttttttaattgagttTTTTGGTAAGCTTTTTAAAAAGTCTAAGACGTTCTTAATAATATCTTTCTTTTTTGTTACtcttactttattatttactttttcagTAAATAATTGCACTATAGCTTCATCTCCTCcctgtttaaatatttgtttcaaataaTCAACAGAAATATCATTTATAGCTAATTTTTTGCACATATTTAACGAAATAATATCTTTTAAGTCCgttaatacttttaaattatgtttCGTTTTATTTGCATCAGATAGTTCTTGCAAATAAACgtcacattttttaaaactagtgaataaattattttttaaatttaatatttccactATATTTTGTAAAGTTAGAACATCATAAGCTGCATCATGGAATGATTGTTGTTCattatctgaattttttaaaaaatcttgactGAGACTctctaatttaaatttaccagGACCTTTTCTATCACTCAAGACCGATCGAAATATTGCTAAAGTATCCGCAAAGCCTACaattaaatctaaaattttagaagCATTTACATTACTTATTGCACGTAAAAGTCGAGGAACATCAAAGCGGGCATTGTGTGCAACTAACAAACATTTTTCTTTGCTCttagataatttttctaaaaattgtccGAAAGATTCTAAAGCATCCGAAATTTTCAGAGTTTGCATCTGCTTGTtttcgtaaaataaatttcccgCATGATCATGGTGAAGTTTAGTAACAGCGCTTGCTGATGTCGAGATCTTTGTTTTGGTATGTAcataaacattaaaaactaCAGTATCACAGATTGCAGCTATTTGTAAAATATGAGCATCAGCTGCAAATCCTGTCGTTTCAATATCAAAATAAACAACATTAGTTTTATCTTCGTCTAAAATATTACTCTGCTTAATATCACAGTTCTTGCTATCACGAACATAATTAGTCAATTTATCTATTCCATAATTACTTTCATAAGTAATGCCCTcacatttttcattatttttcctCAATAGTTCTCTCTTTTGCTTCAATTCTATTctacgtattttttttgtctttgatTTGTTTGATGTAGATTTTTTCTCTCGTGCTATATCACTATCATGAACATATTTAACTGTTCTAGATCCATTAGGaatatctaatttattttggatattCAAGATACTTTGGTTACcatcatttttaatacaaacagCAGTTGCTACTCTGATATCACAAGCTGCAGTTGTacttaaacatttatttttatgagctTTATTTGcgacaatattattaaagctCTCGTTCGCTTGACTAGAAGCTGCTATTGAGAATTTATGAGAATTTGaagcatattttttaaataaattgaccaATGCATCGTATAAAGTCTCATCTGATAAATTGATAGTATGCTTTTTATTAGGATTACACCAACTACCGCAATTTTCGtgtctattaaataaatgatcaGGTATTTGCTTCAAATTTACTGCCAATTGTTCAGACTTGCCCTTGTTTTGAGACACAGCATAAgtgaagcatttttttaaatgaggTATAACATTCTTTCTAGTCAAttctttatatttactttGCATGCCGTACAATTCTTTCCCGAAATTCTTAGCTAAGTGATTTTTATCAGATaatttatggaattttttcGTTGGGTTGTCTGCTCGTACAGCAGCAATCATAGAACTATCTTCATCTCCTATGATGACTCGTACTTGAAGACCTGCTTCTTTCAGAATAGTACTATGATTCACAAGTTGAACTCCGGCTGCTGCCTCCATAGCCTTAGCACTACCGTGAAAATTTAATCGACAGTCATGGTCTTCTTTTTTATGCCCCAGATCGCATTTTCGGCATTTTCGATTTTTCGTATCGTAATCCAAAATTTTCCCTGATAAGAAACCAATAATTGTACTATAGCCGTTCAAGCTATCATAGCTACGTCCGTTACCACGTTTAGTCCAACCCATATCAAATGatactattatatttattatttcacctAAAGCAgtgtcaaataaattattattattctgtgAATGGATGTTAAGGAGATTTAATTGAGGAAAAATATCTTTTGTGATTTCTGGAGGCCTagaatagaaataatttattttatttaattttcaatcatttttaaaaattttaattactcaaCTCAATATCAAATATACAACATAGAACAAACATTTTCCTGTAAAATATATGGTGTAGAAAGTATATGATTT
This genomic interval from Cotesia glomerata isolate CgM1 linkage group LG1, MPM_Cglom_v2.3, whole genome shotgun sequence contains the following:
- the LOC123271775 gene encoding uncharacterized protein LOC123271775 isoform X2, which codes for MTSRLKNGRFVKKRETDRDEIPDENGIVTWKVIAKNLKCCSCRSLLDLEKLQNFKTEGLHSHFKIKCDSCETLNMVNTGVKNNAVSEINSSVVLGAIHSGVGNTSLNKILACANLPQMRSQQYKKYESIVGKAIESEARDSCKRAASEERELVIKNVKKLCDTLPPEITKDIFPQLNLLNIHSQNNNNLFDTALGEIINIIVSFDMGWTKRGNGRSYDSLNGYSTIIGFLSGKILDYDTKNRKCRKCDLGHKKEDHDCRLNFHGSAKAMEAAAGVQLVNHSTILKEAGLQVRVIIGDEDSSMIAAVRADNPTKKFHKLSDKNHLAKNFGKELYGMQSKYKELTRKNVIPHLKKCFTYAVSQNKGKSEQLAVNLKQIPDHLFNRHENCGSWCNPNKKHTINLSDETLYDALVNLFKKYASNSHKFSIAASSQANESFNNIVANKAHKNKCLSTTAACDIRVATAVCIKNDGNQSILNIQNKLDIPNGSRTVKYVHDSDIAREKKSTSNKSKTKKIRRIELKQKRELLRKNNEKCEGITYESNYGIDKLTNYVRDSKNCDIKQSNILDEDKTNVVYFDIETTGFAADAHILQIAAICDTVVFNVYVHTKTKISTSASAVTKLHHDHAGNLFYENKQMQTLKISDALESFGQFLEKLSKSKEKCLLVAHNARFDVPRLLRAISNVNASKILDLIVGFADTLAIFRSVLSDRKGPGKFKLESLSQDFLKNSDNEQQSFHDAAYDVLTLQNIVEILNLKNNLFTSFKKCDVYLQELSDANKTKHNLKVLTDLKDIISLNMCKKLAINDISVDYLKQIFKQGGDEAIVQLFTEKVNNKVRVTKKKDIIKNVLDFLKSLPKNSIKKTKKNNLKKERVSKKE
- the LOC123271775 gene encoding uncharacterized protein LOC123271775 isoform X1 encodes the protein MTSRLKNGRFVKKRVGDKINNALAGMSDAKKLKTEITNKETDRDEIPDENGIVTWKVIAKNLKCCSCRSLLDLEKLQNFKTEGLHSHFKIKCDSCETLNMVNTGVKNNAVSEINSSVVLGAIHSGVGNTSLNKILACANLPQMRSQQYKKYESIVGKAIESEARDSCKRAASEERELVIKNVKKLCDTLPPEITKDIFPQLNLLNIHSQNNNNLFDTALGEIINIIVSFDMGWTKRGNGRSYDSLNGYSTIIGFLSGKILDYDTKNRKCRKCDLGHKKEDHDCRLNFHGSAKAMEAAAGVQLVNHSTILKEAGLQVRVIIGDEDSSMIAAVRADNPTKKFHKLSDKNHLAKNFGKELYGMQSKYKELTRKNVIPHLKKCFTYAVSQNKGKSEQLAVNLKQIPDHLFNRHENCGSWCNPNKKHTINLSDETLYDALVNLFKKYASNSHKFSIAASSQANESFNNIVANKAHKNKCLSTTAACDIRVATAVCIKNDGNQSILNIQNKLDIPNGSRTVKYVHDSDIAREKKSTSNKSKTKKIRRIELKQKRELLRKNNEKCEGITYESNYGIDKLTNYVRDSKNCDIKQSNILDEDKTNVVYFDIETTGFAADAHILQIAAICDTVVFNVYVHTKTKISTSASAVTKLHHDHAGNLFYENKQMQTLKISDALESFGQFLEKLSKSKEKCLLVAHNARFDVPRLLRAISNVNASKILDLIVGFADTLAIFRSVLSDRKGPGKFKLESLSQDFLKNSDNEQQSFHDAAYDVLTLQNIVEILNLKNNLFTSFKKCDVYLQELSDANKTKHNLKVLTDLKDIISLNMCKKLAINDISVDYLKQIFKQGGDEAIVQLFTEKVNNKVRVTKKKDIIKNVLDFLKSLPKNSIKKTKKNNLKKERVSKKE